In Candidatus Paceibacterota bacterium, the following proteins share a genomic window:
- a CDS encoding DUF4446 family protein — translation MTFEMYIIAGAGIIIFILLLWIIRLEVKIGKLLGSKCNNLDDTISLFKKEISYLKKYAERSADNFDIIEKKLKKTVSGLGTIRFNPFKGTGSGGNQSFATALLNKEGDGVILSSLYSRDHVSIFSKSIKNLVSEYELTTEEKQALQKARESII, via the coding sequence ATGACTTTTGAAATGTATATAATAGCTGGTGCGGGAATTATAATTTTCATCCTTCTGCTTTGGATTATCCGACTGGAAGTGAAAATCGGCAAACTCTTGGGAAGCAAGTGTAATAATCTAGACGACACGATTTCTCTTTTCAAAAAAGAGATTTCTTATCTTAAGAAATACGCTGAAAGGTCAGCTGACAATTTTGATATTATTGAGAAAAAGTTAAAGAAGACAGTTTCCGGCTTAGGAACTATCCGCTTCAATCCTTTCAAAGGTACTGGTTCGGGAGGCAATCAAAGCTTTGCTACTGCATTATTAAATAAAGAAGGAGATGGGGTTATATTATCAAGCCTATACTCAAGAGATCATGTAAGTATTTTCTCAAAATCCATAAAAAACTTGGTATCAGAGTATGAGCTTACCACTGAAGAAAAACAGGCCCTGCAGAAAGCCAGAGAAAGTATTATATAA
- the infB gene encoding translation initiation factor IF-2, with protein sequence MDKNKKNSIIKRSPVVCIMGHIDHGKSTLLDYIRKTNIVDTEAGGITQRISAYEVVHKTPEGKEERITFLDTPGHEAFGAMRTCGSSIADIAVLVVSAEEGVKKQTLEALKCINESKIPYIVAINKIDRPDANVEKTKNSLVENEIYIEGYGGNVPFVPISAKTGQGVGELLDMMLLVAEMAELKGDISKPASGIVVESHLDKKKGMTAVIVIKDGSLKNGMYIVSGDRMAPTRIMESFLGKKIMEATFSSPLRIVGFDKLPRAGATFTSFKDKKDAEDKVAEYLENVRKAPTKIVDSTEDPNEISVRVMIKAEVAGAIDAIEHEIKKIKSEKVKIKIVGSGIGDITENDVKLASGRNPAMIVGFAVSIDDTAKDLAERSGIEVKTFDIIYKIGEWLGEIVSKKTPKEMVEETSAKVKVLKAFSSMKDKHIIGGRVESGTVKVGQEAKIMRKDIEIGRGKIKEIQQEKEKVGEVHEGVEFGCQFQSDISPAPGDRLEIFTVVEK encoded by the coding sequence ATGGATAAAAATAAGAAAAACAGCATAATAAAGCGCTCCCCCGTTGTCTGTATAATGGGGCATATTGACCATGGGAAATCTACACTCCTCGATTATATTAGAAAGACAAATATAGTAGACACAGAAGCTGGGGGTATTACCCAGAGAATATCCGCTTATGAAGTCGTGCACAAGACACCAGAAGGCAAAGAAGAAAGGATAACCTTTTTGGATACACCTGGGCATGAAGCTTTTGGAGCTATGAGAACATGCGGATCAAGCATAGCTGATATTGCGGTGCTCGTCGTCTCCGCTGAAGAAGGCGTCAAAAAACAAACCCTTGAGGCATTGAAATGTATCAATGAAAGTAAAATACCTTATATAGTAGCGATAAATAAAATAGACAGGCCGGATGCAAATGTAGAAAAGACAAAAAATTCACTTGTAGAAAATGAAATCTATATCGAGGGCTATGGAGGAAACGTACCTTTTGTACCGATTTCAGCAAAAACAGGGCAAGGTGTGGGTGAGCTCTTGGACATGATGCTTCTTGTCGCCGAAATGGCTGAGCTTAAGGGAGATATTTCAAAACCGGCAAGCGGAATCGTCGTTGAATCTCATCTGGATAAGAAAAAAGGGATGACTGCCGTTATAGTAATCAAAGATGGTTCTCTAAAGAACGGAATGTATATCGTCTCCGGAGACAGAATGGCACCGACAAGAATAATGGAAAGTTTTCTCGGTAAAAAAATCATGGAAGCGACTTTTTCCTCTCCTCTGAGAATCGTCGGCTTTGATAAGCTACCAAGAGCTGGAGCAACTTTCACAAGTTTCAAAGACAAAAAAGATGCGGAAGATAAAGTGGCAGAATATTTGGAAAACGTAAGAAAAGCTCCAACAAAAATAGTCGACTCGACAGAAGATCCAAACGAAATATCTGTACGAGTAATGATAAAAGCCGAAGTTGCCGGGGCTATAGATGCGATAGAGCATGAAATCAAGAAAATAAAAAGTGAGAAAGTGAAGATAAAAATAGTCGGCTCCGGAATCGGAGACATTACAGAAAATGATGTAAAACTTGCTTCTGGTAGGAACCCTGCGATGATAGTCGGCTTTGCCGTAAGTATAGACGACACCGCGAAAGATCTAGCAGAAAGATCAGGAATAGAAGTAAAGACATTTGATATCATATACAAAATCGGAGAATGGCTCGGGGAAATAGTTTCAAAAAAGACTCCAAAGGAAATGGTGGAAGAGACCAGTGCAAAAGTAAAAGTATTAAAAGCTTTCAGTTCGATGAAAGATAAGCATATTATCGGTGGAAGAGTAGAATCTGGCACTGTGAAGGTTGGGCAAGAAGCCAAGATAATGAGAAAAGACATTGAAATCGGTAGGGGTAAAATAAAGGAGATTCAGCAAGAGAAAGAGAAGGTCGGTGAGGTGCATGAGGGAGTAGAGTTTGGATGTCAGTTTCAATCAGATATTTCCCCTGCCCCAGGAGATAGATTGGAAATATTTACTGTAGTAGAAAAATGA
- a CDS encoding ribosome-binding factor A, producing the protein MDSRNEKIIKIIKLAAAEFMQKESNGASLMTITDVRMSKDEKYVNIFFTVFPEDKQEAVLEFSKRKRTEFRDYVKNNTRLGRIPTFDFEIDLGEKHRQRIDEISRNIK; encoded by the coding sequence ATGGATTCAAGAAATGAAAAAATAATAAAAATAATCAAGCTTGCCGCGGCAGAGTTTATGCAAAAGGAGTCAAATGGTGCTTCTTTGATGACGATTACCGATGTAAGAATGTCAAAAGATGAAAAATATGTTAATATCTTTTTTACGGTATTCCCCGAAGACAAACAGGAAGCCGTGCTTGAATTTTCAAAAAGGAAGAGGACTGAATTTAGAGATTATGTCAAAAACAATACAAGATTAGGCAGAATCCCAACTTTCGATTTTGAAATAGATCTTGGTGAAAAACACAGACAAAGAATCGACGAAATTTCAAGAAATATAAAATAA
- a CDS encoding ATP cone domain-containing protein, translated as MVKTGSGRAHLIKSVEKRDGSVVPFELSKITIAINKAMTVVGEGSIEEAELVANKVLAELVKIAKKFKDFLPDIEGIQDIVERELILSEYVKSAKEYIIYRQERNKLREVGIQVPPHVKKLTEDSKKYFSNPLGEFVYYRTYARWIPAEQRRETWIETVDRYMDFMKKNLGKKLKDDEYKEVRQTILKQEAMPSMRLLQFAGQAAEKTNVCAYNCSYIAPTKWQDFAEIMYISMCGTGCGWSAESQNIQQLPQIKFQTGKKLPTFVIPDSKEGWCDALTIGLTTWADGMDIEFDFSQLRPAGARLKIMGGKSSGPEPLKNLLIFAKRKLLNRQGRRLENIDAHDIMCMIGQIVVSGGVRRSAMISLSDLDDEKIRDAKKGQFYLTEGQRSLANNSAVYLQKPKEEEFLDEWIALMKSGSGERGIFNRGGLPTTTPARRLKVWKEEGLFDGTNLTGKRLIGTNPCGEIILQSKQFCNLTNVIAREGDTEASLLRKIRIATIIGTYQASLTNFGYLSKEWKENCERERLLGIGLAGQWDCELVRTPKMLEKMKNESIKVNKVYAKRFGIAESTATTCVKPDGNSSQTFNFSSGMHPRYAPYYIRRVRISATDSLFKMLRDQGVTHFPEVGQTKEKADTFVFEFPVKSPKGSTFRNDQTAIQQLEHWKMVKTYYTEHNPSVTISIGDGEWIEVAQWLYRNWDMIGGLSFLPRDNHVYQLAPYEEIDEKRYKEMLKNFEHIDYSKIITYEKIDETDVKKELACAGGVCEIM; from the coding sequence ATGGTCAAAACAGGAAGCGGGAGAGCTCACCTAATCAAGAGCGTAGAAAAAAGAGATGGTTCAGTTGTGCCTTTTGAATTGTCAAAGATAACAATCGCAATAAATAAAGCGATGACTGTTGTCGGAGAAGGTTCAATAGAAGAAGCAGAGCTCGTCGCGAACAAAGTTTTGGCTGAACTTGTAAAAATCGCTAAAAAGTTTAAGGATTTTCTGCCGGATATTGAAGGTATTCAAGATATTGTGGAAAGAGAGCTTATTTTAAGCGAATATGTTAAGTCCGCAAAGGAATATATTATCTATAGACAAGAGAGGAACAAGCTAAGAGAGGTTGGAATTCAAGTCCCTCCACATGTAAAAAAGCTTACCGAAGATAGCAAGAAATATTTTAGCAATCCTCTTGGAGAGTTTGTCTATTACAGAACATATGCTCGATGGATACCTGCAGAGCAAAGACGCGAGACATGGATCGAGACCGTAGATCGATATATGGATTTCATGAAAAAGAATCTCGGCAAGAAACTTAAAGACGATGAATACAAAGAAGTTCGCCAAACGATTTTGAAACAAGAGGCGATGCCCTCGATGCGACTTTTGCAGTTTGCAGGTCAGGCAGCCGAGAAGACAAATGTCTGTGCATACAACTGTTCATACATCGCTCCAACGAAGTGGCAGGATTTTGCAGAGATCATGTATATCTCTATGTGTGGTACTGGATGCGGTTGGTCTGCTGAAAGCCAAAATATTCAACAACTTCCTCAAATTAAATTCCAAACAGGCAAAAAGCTTCCGACTTTTGTAATACCAGACAGCAAAGAAGGGTGGTGTGACGCACTTACAATCGGTCTTACCACTTGGGCAGACGGAATGGATATTGAATTCGATTTCTCACAGCTTCGCCCTGCCGGAGCAAGGTTAAAGATCATGGGTGGCAAATCATCTGGCCCTGAGCCATTGAAGAATCTTCTAATCTTCGCAAAGAGGAAGCTTTTGAATCGACAAGGAAGGCGTCTAGAAAATATCGATGCGCACGATATTATGTGTATGATCGGTCAGATCGTCGTCTCAGGAGGTGTCAGGAGAAGCGCGATGATATCACTATCAGATTTGGATGATGAAAAGATTCGCGATGCGAAAAAGGGTCAATTTTATCTCACAGAAGGTCAAAGATCACTCGCCAACAATTCTGCTGTATATTTACAAAAGCCAAAAGAAGAGGAATTCCTCGATGAATGGATTGCCCTTATGAAATCAGGCTCTGGAGAGAGGGGAATATTCAACCGCGGAGGTTTACCTACAACAACTCCGGCTAGAAGATTAAAAGTTTGGAAGGAGGAAGGTCTTTTTGACGGCACAAACCTGACAGGTAAGAGGCTTATCGGTACGAATCCTTGCGGAGAGATTATCTTGCAGTCAAAACAATTCTGTAACCTTACAAATGTTATTGCAAGAGAAGGCGATACAGAAGCGTCACTTTTGAGGAAAATAAGAATAGCTACGATTATCGGTACATATCAAGCCTCTCTTACGAATTTTGGCTATCTTTCAAAAGAATGGAAAGAAAATTGTGAGAGGGAGAGACTTCTCGGTATTGGACTTGCCGGTCAATGGGATTGCGAGCTTGTCAGGACTCCAAAAATGCTTGAAAAGATGAAGAATGAATCGATAAAGGTAAATAAAGTGTATGCAAAAAGATTCGGTATTGCAGAATCGACAGCTACTACTTGTGTAAAGCCAGACGGGAATTCTTCGCAAACATTCAACTTCTCATCTGGTATGCACCCTCGCTATGCTCCATATTATATCCGCAGAGTCCGTATCTCGGCTACAGACTCACTCTTCAAAATGCTTCGTGATCAGGGTGTGACGCATTTCCCAGAAGTCGGTCAGACAAAAGAAAAAGCAGATACTTTTGTATTTGAATTCCCGGTGAAATCTCCGAAAGGATCTACATTTAGAAATGATCAGACAGCCATACAACAGCTAGAGCATTGGAAAATGGTCAAGACATACTATACAGAACACAATCCATCGGTAACTATTTCTATCGGCGATGGAGAATGGATCGAAGTTGCCCAGTGGCTTTATAGGAATTGGGATATGATTGGCGGACTTTCATTCTTACCACGAGATAATCATGTGTATCAGCTTGCTCCTTATGAGGAGATAGATGAAAAGAGATATAAAGAAATGCTTAAGAATTTTGAGCATATAGACTATTCGAAAATTATTACTTATGAAAAGATAGACGAGACAGATGTAAAGAAAGAGCTCGCTTGCGCGGGCGGGGTGTGCGAGATAATGTAG